The sequence TCTTCTTCCTCGCCGAGAAGTTCCTCCTCGGCGGCGGTGTCATCCCGGATAGCCTCTTCGGCGTCGACTTCGGTTGGGCCGAGTTCGCCCTCGCGACGCCGGTGCAACTCGTCCTCGGCTGGTCGTTCTACAAGAACTCCTACACGGCGCTGGTGAAGAACCGCCGCGCCAACATGGACGTCCTCATCGCGCTGGGGTCGTCGACGGCGTACGTCTACTCCGTGGCCGTCCTCCTCGATCTGATCGCCGGCAGTCTCTACTTCGACACCGCGGCGCTCATCCTCGTGTTCATCACGCTTGGCAACTACCTCGAAGCCCGGTCGAAGGGGCAGGCCGGCGAGGCACTCCGGAAACTACTGGAGATGGAAGCCGAGACGGCGACGCTCGTCGACGATGATGGGAACGAAACGGAGGTGCCACTCGAAGACGTCGCCGTCGGCGACCGGATGAAGGTCCGCCCCGGCGAGAAGATTCCGACCGACGGCGTCGTCGTCTCCGGGCAGTCGGCCGTCGACGAGTCGATGGTCACCGGCGAGTCCATCCCCGTCGAGAAGGAGGCGGGCGACGAGGTAGTCGGGTCGACCATCAACGAGAACGGCGTCCTCGTCGTCGAGGCGACGAAAGTCGGCGAGGACACGGCGCTCAAACAGATAGTCCGGACCGTCAAGGAGGCCCAGTCCCGCCAGCCAGACATCCAGAATCTCGCGGACCGCATCTCCGCGTACTTCGTCCCCGCGGTCATCGGCAACGCCCTGTTCTGGGGCGTCGTCTGGTATCTCTTCCCCGAGGTACTCGCGGGCGCCGTCGGATGGCTCCCGCTCTGGGGCCTCGTGGCCGGCGGCCCCGCCGTCGCCGGCGGCACCGTCTCCGTCTTCGAGTTCGCCGTCGTCGTCTTCGCCTCCGCCGTCCTCATCGCCTGCCCCTGCGCGCTGGGCTTGGCGACCCCCGCCGCGACGATGGTCGGGACGACAATCGGCGCCCAACACGGCGTCCTGTTCAAGGGCGGGGACGTACTCGAACGCGCGAAAGACGTCGATACGGTGGTCTTCGACAAGACGGGCACCCTCACCAGAGGCGAGATGGAGCTGACGGACGTGGTGGCTATCCGCGACGGCGCGGCGGCAACCGACGGCGGCCAACTCGAACCGACCGACGCCGACCCGGACGAGTCCGAGGTGCTCCGCCTCGCCGCGACGGCCGAACGCGGCAGCGAACACCCCCTCGCTCGCGCCATCGTCGACGGCGCCGAGGCGCGCAGCATCGAGGTCGGTGACCCCGACGACTTCGAGAACGTCCCCGGCCACGGCGTGCGGGCCACCGTCGACGGCGCGACGGTGCTGGTCGGCAACCGCAAACTCCTCCGCGACAACGGTATCGACCCCGAACCCGCCGCCGAGACGATGACGCGACTGGAACGCGAGGGGAAGACGGCGATGCTGGTCGGTCGCGTCCCCGCCGACGGCGCGGGCGAACTCCTCGGCGTCGTCGCCGACGCGGACACGGTGAAACCGAGCGCACGGGACGCCGTGACCGCCCTCCGAGAGCGCGGCATCGACGTGATGGTGCTCACGGGCGACAACGAGCGGACGGCCCGCGCCGTGGCCGAACAGGTGGGTATCGACCCCGAGAACGTCCGCGCCGAGGTGCTCCCAGAGGACAAGTCCGAGGCCGTCGAGGCGATTCAGGACGAGGGCCGGCGGGCGATGATGGTCGGCGACGGCGTCAACGACGCCCCCGCCCTCGCGGTGGCCTACGTCGGGTGTGCCATCGGAAGCGGGACTGACGTGGCCATCGAGGCGGCGGACGTGACGCTGATGCGCGACGACCCGCTTGACGTGGTGAAGGCCATCCGCATCTCGGCGGCGACGCTCTCGAAGATAAAGCAGAACCTCGTCTGGGCGCTCGGCTACAACACCGCGATGATTCCGCTGGCGTCGCTCGGCCTCCTCCAACCCGTCCTCGCCGCGGTGGCGATGGCGATTTCCAGCGTCTCCGTGCTGACAAACAGCCTCCTCTTCCGTCGGTACACGCCGGACCACGACTACCGACTGCTGGGCTGGCTCCGCTGAACCCCGCAGTCCCTTTATCCTCCTGTCGCGAAGGCGCGCGCATGGTACTCAGAGCCGTCGACGGCATGGAACCCGATGTCCACCCGGACGCCTACGTCGACCCTGCGGCGGTGGTCATCGGCGACGTCACCGTCGAACGCGACGCCTCGATATGGCCGAACGTCACGCTCCGCGGCGACCACTATCCAATCGTCGTCGGCGAGGAGGCGAACGTCCAGGACAACGCCGTCTGCCACGAGGACGCGGTCCTCCGGCGGCGCGCGACGGTCGGCCACTCGGCTATCGTCCACGCCGCCACCGTCGAGGAGGAAGCCTTGGTCGGGATGGGCGCCGTCGTCCTCGACGACGCGACGGTGGGCGAACGCGCCGTCGTCGCCGCCGGGAGTGTGGTGACCGAAGGGACGGACGTGCCGCCCGAAACGCTCGTGGCGGGGACGCCCGCCGAGGTGGTCAAGGAACTGGACGACCCCGAACTCGGCGCCAGCGCCGCCGACGAGTACGTCATGCGCGGCGCCCAGTACGCCGACACGTCGCGAGTCGTCGAGCGCGACTAACCCTCGCCGACCATCCGCTCTTCGTCCTCCCACTCTTGCGACCGGAGTTCGTACTTCTGGACTTTCCCCGTCGCGGTGGTGGGGAGCGATTCGACGAACGTCACTTGCTTGAGCGCCTTGAACCCCGCCAGTCGCTCGCGCGTGAACGAAATCAGCTCCTCGGGGGTGACGCCCGGATTCGCTACGTCGCCGTTGGTGGGGACGACGAACGCCTTGGGTTCCTCGCCCCACTCGTCGCTCGGGGCGGGGATAACTGCCGCGTCGCCGACCGCCGGATGCTCGAACAGGGTGTCTTCGAGTTCGATGCTGGAGACGTTCTCGCCGCCCGTGACGATGATGTCTTTCTTCCGGTCCTGAATCGAGATGAGGCCGTTCTCGTTGACGGTGGCCAAGTCGCCGGTGTGGTAGTAGCCCTCGATTCGCTCGGAGAAGGCCCGCTCCGTCGCCTCCGGTTGGTTCCAGTAGCCCTCCATCACCTGATTGCCGCGCACGACCACCTCGCCGATGGTCTCGTCGTCGCGGGGGACCTCCTCGCCGCCCTCGTCGACGACCCGGACCTCGGTGCCGAGATAGCCCAGTCCCTGTCGCTTCTTGACGGCGAAGCGGTCCGGGTCGTCGTCGTCGAACAGGCGGCGGGCGTCAGAGGTGGTGACGAGTGGTCCCGTCTCCGTCGCACCGTAGACGTGACTGAGATACCAGCCGAACTCGTCTTCGACGGTGCGGATGGTCGCCTCCGGCGGCGCCGACCCGGCGGTGGCGATGCGCACGTCGTTGTCGCCCGCCGTCTGGGGGTCGCCGTCGCGGTAGTGGTCGATGAGGCGGTTCAACACCGTCGGCGCGCCACAGAGGTAGGAGACGTCCTCGGCGACGACGGTGTCGAAAATCGACGCGGCGTCGACGCCGCGGGTACAGACGTGTTTCGCGCCCATGCCCGTGACCGCGAAGATGTGTCCCCAGCCGTTGACGTGGAACATAGGGAGCGTCCAGAGGTAGACGTCGTCGTCCGCGATGTCTTGATGAATCGTCACGATGTAGGCGTGGAGCGTCTCGGTCCGGTGGGTTCGCATCACGCCCTTCGGGTCGCCGGTGGTCCCCGACGTGTAGTTGATGGTGATGACCTCGTCCTCGCTCATCTCGGGCCGGTCGTAGTCGCCGGCGCCGTCGAGGCAGGCGTCGAACCCCTCCCAGTCGCCGTCGACGGCGGCGGGGTCGTTCGTCACGAACGTCTCGGTGGGCACCTCGTCGCGGACCGCCTCGATTTTCTCCGCGTACTCGTAATCCGCGTAGACGGCGTCGACGCCGGCGTCCGAGAGGATGTACGCGAAGTCCTCGGTCGTGAGGCGGTAGTTGAGTGGGGTGTGGACCGCGCCACACTGCATGGCCCCGTACGCCGCTTCGAGGTGGTAGTGGGTGTTGGGGTCGAGCACCGCCACCCGGTCGCCCTTCTCGATACCCCGGTCTTGGAGGGCCGCCGCGAACCCGTCCGCTCGCTCACCGAGTTCGGCGTACGTGTACCGGTCCCCCGTCGTCGCCACGACGGCCTCGTGGTCACCGTAGTGCTCGCGCGCCCTGTCGAGGAAATCCGTCACCAAGAGCGGCTTCTGCATACCCGATGGTGTTCACGAGAATCCATAATTGTTTTTGTGGGCAAATAAATGGTATCACACGACAATATATCGCGAATCGGCCCTTCGGCTGGCGGTGATGCGGTCGGCGACAAAAAACGACGAGCGACGACCCGGCCTAGGGTGCGCCCGCGATGACGAACAGCGACGATTCTTCGGTGTCTATCTGTCGAGTCGTCTCGGGGTCGACGCGGAGGGCGTCGCCGGCCGACAGCTCGACGGCCTCGTCACCGACGGTGACTGTCGCCGCGCCCTCGACGAGGACGTACACCTCCTCCTCGCCCTCGTCGGCGTGGTCGTGTGGCTTGCCGCTCCAGCCGGCGTCGACGTCGAGCACCGAGACGCCGAGGTTCGAGCAGTCGAGCGCGTCACGGAGGAAATGCAGGCCGCCCCCGACGGCGTCCACGTCACGATAGTTCACGAGCGAGTGTGACATGACTCGACGCTGGGCCGGCGCGAGCAAAAAGGCTCGGCTCTCGGCGGTCACTCGGCCTCGACCAGCGCCGCGAGTTCCGCCTGCTCTTCGCGCGTCCCGACGGCGACGAGGAGTGCGGTCTCAGCTATCGGTCCGTGATGTCGGGTTCGGCCGCGCGTCGCGCCCGAAGGCCCGTCGTCCGGTCGTCGCCGCCTTGTCGGTCTCGTCGACGCCCGACGCCACCGGCCGTCTCGGTCGCTGCATGCTCGATGCAGAGCCAGCCCACCCGTATCAATTCTGCGTCACCGGTCACCTTCGGTGGCGGGCTTTCGGGGAAGTGTGGTCCGCACTATCTCTCAAAGATCCGTTTGTGCCTCCCTGACGCATTTATCCACGCCGCTCGACAGGCATCTGTGATGCAGCGACAAACCGCAATCGCAGTCGGCGTCGCGCTCCTGCTCGTGCTCGCTGGCTGTTCCACGAGCACGTACCAGTCTTCGTCGGCCGACGAGTCGACAGCCAACGACGCGAGCACCATCCGCGTCTCTGGAAGCGGGAGTGCGGACGCCGAGCCGAATCAAGCAATCGTTCGAGTGGCCGTCGTCGCCACCGCGCCCGACGCCGCGACCGCCCGACGGCAACTCGCCGAGAACACGTCGCGGATGCGTTCCGCGCTGGAAGACATCGGTATCGAGGACGACGAAATCACCACCGTCCGGTACGATATCTATCAGGACCGCGTCCCGCCCCGTGAAGAGGACGACGAGCCACGGATTCAGTACCGCGCCTCCCATGACTTCCAAATCACCGTTTC is a genomic window of Haloplanus vescus containing:
- a CDS encoding heavy metal translocating P-type ATPase, which encodes MSTRTVHLDVTGMSCANCSATVGDALESLDGVEDAAVNFATDEASVEYDPDAVSLRAVVDAVEDAGYGVVTESVTITVSDMSCANCADANETALEATPGVVEATVNYATDEASVTYVPAATTVDALYDAIEDAGYSPVRERDDDEGGDARDAARDAEIRRQRRLTLFGAVLAAPLLFFLAEKFLLGGGVIPDSLFGVDFGWAEFALATPVQLVLGWSFYKNSYTALVKNRRANMDVLIALGSSTAYVYSVAVLLDLIAGSLYFDTAALILVFITLGNYLEARSKGQAGEALRKLLEMEAETATLVDDDGNETEVPLEDVAVGDRMKVRPGEKIPTDGVVVSGQSAVDESMVTGESIPVEKEAGDEVVGSTINENGVLVVEATKVGEDTALKQIVRTVKEAQSRQPDIQNLADRISAYFVPAVIGNALFWGVVWYLFPEVLAGAVGWLPLWGLVAGGPAVAGGTVSVFEFAVVVFASAVLIACPCALGLATPAATMVGTTIGAQHGVLFKGGDVLERAKDVDTVVFDKTGTLTRGEMELTDVVAIRDGAAATDGGQLEPTDADPDESEVLRLAATAERGSEHPLARAIVDGAEARSIEVGDPDDFENVPGHGVRATVDGATVLVGNRKLLRDNGIDPEPAAETMTRLEREGKTAMLVGRVPADGAGELLGVVADADTVKPSARDAVTALRERGIDVMVLTGDNERTARAVAEQVGIDPENVRAEVLPEDKSEAVEAIQDEGRRAMMVGDGVNDAPALAVAYVGCAIGSGTDVAIEAADVTLMRDDPLDVVKAIRISAATLSKIKQNLVWALGYNTAMIPLASLGLLQPVLAAVAMAISSVSVLTNSLLFRRYTPDHDYRLLGWLR
- a CDS encoding gamma carbonic anhydrase family protein — encoded protein: MVLRAVDGMEPDVHPDAYVDPAAVVIGDVTVERDASIWPNVTLRGDHYPIVVGEEANVQDNAVCHEDAVLRRRATVGHSAIVHAATVEEEALVGMGAVVLDDATVGERAVVAAGSVVTEGTDVPPETLVAGTPAEVVKELDDPELGASAADEYVMRGAQYADTSRVVERD
- a CDS encoding long-chain-fatty-acid--CoA ligase — protein: MQKPLLVTDFLDRAREHYGDHEAVVATTGDRYTYAELGERADGFAAALQDRGIEKGDRVAVLDPNTHYHLEAAYGAMQCGAVHTPLNYRLTTEDFAYILSDAGVDAVYADYEYAEKIEAVRDEVPTETFVTNDPAAVDGDWEGFDACLDGAGDYDRPEMSEDEVITINYTSGTTGDPKGVMRTHRTETLHAYIVTIHQDIADDDVYLWTLPMFHVNGWGHIFAVTGMGAKHVCTRGVDAASIFDTVVAEDVSYLCGAPTVLNRLIDHYRDGDPQTAGDNDVRIATAGSAPPEATIRTVEDEFGWYLSHVYGATETGPLVTTSDARRLFDDDDPDRFAVKKRQGLGYLGTEVRVVDEGGEEVPRDDETIGEVVVRGNQVMEGYWNQPEATERAFSERIEGYYHTGDLATVNENGLISIQDRKKDIIVTGGENVSSIELEDTLFEHPAVGDAAVIPAPSDEWGEEPKAFVVPTNGDVANPGVTPEELISFTRERLAGFKALKQVTFVESLPTTATGKVQKYELRSQEWEDEERMVGEG
- a CDS encoding cupin domain-containing protein; the encoded protein is MSHSLVNYRDVDAVGGGLHFLRDALDCSNLGVSVLDVDAGWSGKPHDHADEGEEEVYVLVEGAATVTVGDEAVELSAGDALRVDPETTRQIDTEESSLFVIAGAP
- a CDS encoding SIMPL domain-containing protein, whose translation is MQRQTAIAVGVALLLVLAGCSTSTYQSSSADESTANDASTIRVSGSGSADAEPNQAIVRVAVVATAPDAATARRQLAENTSRMRSALEDIGIEDDEITTVRYDIYQDRVPPREEDDEPRIQYRASHDFQITVSDPDRTGEIIDTAVQNGATEINDVSFTLSTDRQRELESRARQAAMADARSKARALAGAANLTVTGVKVIRTAESGSPRPADERYATATAAPAPTEVAGSDLDSGPVTVTTTVQVVYRAGPANRSATGTPT